ACACGGTCTACGGCGAGATCCGCGACCTGGCCCGGGTGTTCGGGGTCCCCGAGCGCGGCGAGAAGCTCGTCGCCGGGCTCAAGGGCCGGGTCGCGAAGGCCACGGCGGCGGCCGACTTCACCGACGCCACCGTCCTCTACTGGTACTCCGACGCCAAGGCGCCCTACATGGCGGGCTGTTGCGGGGCGCCGGGGATCGTCACGCACGCGCTCGGCGCGAAGAACGTCTTCGACGACACCCGCGAGGAGTGGCCCCAGGTCAACTGGGAGACCGTCGCGGACCGCGACCCCGACGTCCTCGTCATCGGCGACCTGACGCGCCGGGCGCAGTCCGCCGAGAGCGCGGCGAAGAAGGTCGAGTTCCTGGAGTCCGACCCCGTCACCCGGAACATGACGGCCGTGAAGCACAAGCGGTACGTCCTGCTCAGCGGGCAGGCGATGAACCCCACCCTCCGCACCGTCGAGGGCGTCGAGAAGGTGGCGGCCGCGCTCCGCTCGTACGGTCTCGCCAAGTGACGGCCGCCCGGCGGGAGATCACGTCCGCCAAGGTGCTCCTGCGGGCGGCGGCCGGGATCGCGCTGCTCGGCCTCTCCGTGGCCGTGGCCGTCACCATCGGCCCCGCGGACATCGGCGTCGGCGAGGCCGGTTCCGTGATCGCCGCCCACCTCGGCGGCGACGCCTCCGGCCTCTCGCCGATCCGCGACGGGATCGTCTGGGACCTGCGGCTGCCCCGTACCCTCCTCGCCGCCGTCTGCGGCGCCGGACTCGCCGTCTGCGGGGCGGTGATGCAGTCCCTCCTGCGCAACCCGCTCGCCGACCCCTTCGTCCTCGGCGTCTCCTCCGGCGCGTCCACCGGCGCGGTCGCGGTCGTCGTCCTGGGCATCGGCGGCGGCGTCCTCTCCGTCACCGGCGGGGCGTTTCTGGGGGCGGTGGTCTCCTTCGCGCTCGTCCTGCTGCTCAGCCACACCCTCGGCGGCTCCACGGACCGCGTGGTCCTCGCGGGCGTCGCCGCGATGCAGCTCTTCTCCGCCCTCACCTCCTTCGTCGTGATGACCGCCGCCGACGCCGAGACCACCCGGGGCGTCCTCTTCTGGCTGCTCGGCTCGCTCGCCGGGGCGGGCTGGGGCGACGTGTGGCTGTGCCTCGCCGTCCTCGCGGCGGCCCTGCTCGTCTGCGGCGGGTACGCGCGGACCCTGGACGCCTTCGCCTTCGGCGAGGAGGCCGCCGCCTCCCTCGGCGTCGCCGTCGCCCGGACCCGGCTCGTCCTGCTGTGCGTCACCGCGCTCCTGACGGCCGCCCTGGTCTCCGCCGCCGGCGCGATCGGCTTCGTCGGCCTCGTCCTGCCGCACGCCGCCCGCGCGCTCGCGGGTCCCGGGCACGCCCGCCTCCTGCCGGTCACCGCCCTGGCCGGAGCGGTGTTCCTCGTCTGGGCCGACACGCTCGCGCGCACGGTCCTCGACCCGCAGGAGGTGCCGGTGGGCGTGGTGACCTCGCTGATCGGCGTCCCGGCCTTCGTCCTCGTCCTGTACCGCACCAGGAGCGCACGATGACCGCGACCGCCGGTTCCCCGGGCGCCGGGCTCCACGCCGACCGGGTCTCGCGCACCGCCGGAGACACCGTCGTCCTCGACGGGGTCAGCGTCTCCCTCGCCCCGGGCACCGTCACCGGGCTGCTCGGGCCCAACGGTTCGGGCAAGTCCACGCTGCTGCGCCTGCTCGCCGGCGTCCTCGCCCCCGACTCCGGAGTCGTCACCCTCGACGGCGAACCGCTGGGCGGGCTCGGCCGCCGCGCCGTCGCCCGGCGCCTCGCCACGGTCGAGCAGCAGGCCGACACCCAGACCGACCTGACCGTCGCCGACGTCGTACGCCTCGGCCGCGTCCCGCACCGCAGGGCCTGGACCCCGCCCTCGGCGGCGGACGAGACCGCCGTCCGCACCGCCCTCGAACGGACCGGGCTCACCGACCGCGCCCGGCAGCCCTGGCGCACCCTCTCCGGCGGCGAACGCCAGCGCGTCCAGATCGCCCGGGCCCTCGCCCAGGAACCGCGCGAACTCCTCCTCGACGAACCCACCAACCACCTCGACATCCAGCACCAGCTCGACCTCCTCGCCCTCGTCTCCGGCCTCCGCCTCACCGCCGTCGTCGCCCTGCACGACCTCAACCTCGCGGCGATGCACTGCGACCGGCTCGTGGTCCTCGCCCGGGGCCGGGTGGTGGCGAGCGGCCCACCGGAGGAGGTCCTCACCGAGGAGCTCATCGCCGAGGTGTACGGGGTCCGCAGCGCCGTGACCCGGCCGGGACCCGACGGGCGCCCCCACATCCGCTTCCTGGGTACGGTGGGCCCATGTCCGAGCCCGTAGACCCCGCAGCCGCTCCCTCCCGCCCGCACGAGCGGACCCCGGGACCGCGTGAACTCGCGGCGGCGGCCGAGGTGTTCGGTCTGCTCTCCGATCCCACCCGGCTCCATCTGGTCTGGCTGCTCACCCGGGGCGAGGCCGACGTCACCGCCCTGACCGAGGCGTGCGGGGCCGCGCGCCCCGCGGTCAGCCAGCACCTCGCCAAGCTGCGCCTCGGCGGTCTCGTCACGAGCCGCAAGGACGGCCGCCGGGTCGTGTACGCGATGCCGGACGGACATCTGAAGCGCCTGGTCGTCGAGGCGATCAGCCGGGCGGACCACCAGGTGACCGGGGAGCCCTGGCACGACTGACGTCAACATGTGCGCACGCGTGCACACGTCGGCTACGGTGGAGGTGTCGGAGACAACCAGCCGTCCGCCGTGGCCCACCGGGGGCGCCCCCATGCTGTCCGTCCTGCGCAACCGCACCTACCGGCGCCTGTTCGGCGCGCAGGTCGTCGCCCTCGCGGGTACCGGCCTCGCGACCGTGGCGCTCAGCCTCCTCGCGTACGACCTGGCCGGGGCGGACGCCGCCGCCGTGCTCGGCACCGCCCTCGCCCTCAAGATGGCCGCGTACGTGACGATCGCCCCGCTCGCGGGCGCCCTCGCAGGCCGCGTGCCCCGGCGCACGCTGCTCGTCTCGATGGACCTGGCGCGGGCGACGGTCGTGCTCGCCCTGCCGTTCGTCACGCAGGTGTGGCAGGTCTACGTCCTGATCCTCCTGCTCCAGGCCGCATCGGCCGCCTTCACCCCGGCGTTCCAGGCCACGATCCCGCAGGTGCTCCCCGAGGAACGCGCCTACACGGACGCCCTCTCCCTCTCCCGGCTCGCCTACGACCTGGAGAGCCTGGTCAGCCCCGTCCTGGCCGCCGCACTGCTCACGGTCGTCCCGTACGCCTGGCTCTTCACCGGCACGGCCCTCGGCTTCCTGGCCTCGGCCCTCCTCGTCAGGACGACCACCCTGCCCGCGCCTCCGGAACCCGGAGCGGGCGGTCCGCGCCGGCTCCACGCCAAGGTCGCCTTCGGCGTCCGGCTGCTGCTCGCCACCCCACGGCTGCGCGCCCTCCTCGCCCTCGACCTCGCCGTCGCGGCGGCCGGGGCCGTGGTGCTCGTCGACACCGTGCTCCTGGTCCGTGACACCCTCGGCCGCCCCGCCGGTGACGTCCCCCTCGCGCTCGGCGCCTACGGGGCCGGGTCCATGGCCGTGGCGCTGCTGCTGCCCCGCGTCCTGCGCCGGGCGGACGACCGTGCCGTCATGGTGCGGGCGGCCTTCGTCCTGCCCGGAGCCCTCGTGCTCCTCGCCCTCGGGCTCACCGCCGCGCCCGGCGCCTGGTCCTGGCCCGCGCTGCTCGCGGTCTGGCTGCTCGTCGGCTCCGCCGGCTCGGCCGTCCTCACCCCCGGCGGCCGGGTGGTGCGCCGCTCGGCC
This is a stretch of genomic DNA from Streptomyces sp. R44. It encodes these proteins:
- a CDS encoding ArsR/SmtB family transcription factor; amino-acid sequence: MSEPVDPAAAPSRPHERTPGPRELAAAAEVFGLLSDPTRLHLVWLLTRGEADVTALTEACGAARPAVSQHLAKLRLGGLVTSRKDGRRVVYAMPDGHLKRLVVEAISRADHQVTGEPWHD
- a CDS encoding ABC transporter ATP-binding protein translates to MTATAGSPGAGLHADRVSRTAGDTVVLDGVSVSLAPGTVTGLLGPNGSGKSTLLRLLAGVLAPDSGVVTLDGEPLGGLGRRAVARRLATVEQQADTQTDLTVADVVRLGRVPHRRAWTPPSAADETAVRTALERTGLTDRARQPWRTLSGGERQRVQIARALAQEPRELLLDEPTNHLDIQHQLDLLALVSGLRLTAVVALHDLNLAAMHCDRLVVLARGRVVASGPPEEVLTEELIAEVYGVRSAVTRPGPDGRPHIRFLGTVGPCPSP
- a CDS encoding FecCD family ABC transporter permease; amino-acid sequence: MTSAKVLLRAAAGIALLGLSVAVAVTIGPADIGVGEAGSVIAAHLGGDASGLSPIRDGIVWDLRLPRTLLAAVCGAGLAVCGAVMQSLLRNPLADPFVLGVSSGASTGAVAVVVLGIGGGVLSVTGGAFLGAVVSFALVLLLSHTLGGSTDRVVLAGVAAMQLFSALTSFVVMTAADAETTRGVLFWLLGSLAGAGWGDVWLCLAVLAAALLVCGGYARTLDAFAFGEEAAASLGVAVARTRLVLLCVTALLTAALVSAAGAIGFVGLVLPHAARALAGPGHARLLPVTALAGAVFLVWADTLARTVLDPQEVPVGVVTSLIGVPAFVLVLYRTRSAR